TCAGCAGGGTGGCCAGCACATCATGAGGACTGTGGAAGGGAGTGAGAAGAttcaacaaagaaaaacaaaaatgtacccAGTCATGTACACTCCAGAAAAGGAATGAGTCAGAAAACAGTTCACGACCCTTAACCTTAGAGATCTTCATCAAGCAAGGAATTTAAAGCAGTTTTTTTGGGTTTCCATTTATATACTACAACACGCATATGGTCCATGACCATGTGCAGTTACAGACCCAATGGCCTTGGCGATGTAGCCGAAGGTGTTGACAGTGGCTCTCCGAATGGCTTTCTTGTGGGCCTTCAATAACTCCAGCAGCTCAAAGCAGATCCTCATCCATTCTCGGGCAGACACATATTCCGCACCCCTGGGAAGATGACATGGCGATAATGTCAGTCCCCTGGTAACACCAAATAAATGCTAAAGCTGTCAATTGCACCCAGTGCTCCACACTGACCTGTCAGCAATTCGGCCCACCAGGTCAATGCAGTTTTCTTGCACCTTCTCGTGCCTGTTCTTCAAGATGGGTGTCAGGCGGGGCAGAAGGTCTTTGATGGGTGGGGTCATTTTATGCATGCCTGCAAAAAGACCACATTTAGTCAAGTGGGAGACCCTTCACCCAAGAAACACATGCAACATGTTCTGAATGGGGAGCAGCTTCAAGCAGGTGGAGCATTAGAAACAGGTTTACAAGCTTATGAACTTGAGTCATACCAATGACATTGACAATGGCCTTCAGGGCTCCCAAAATACTGCCCAGCACTTCAGGGTATTCCTCTCCCAGGTATTCATACAAGACCACACCCAAGTGACCCATTAGCTTCTCCTGCAGAGAGACCAAATAAATGCTAGTCAGGAAAAAAGGCAGGACAACTGGCTGTCTAGTTTGTGGCTTGAGCAGACAACTGGTATAAACATTAACCAGTGCAGACATAAGAGCATACATTGGGTTAAAATTAGACCCACTTGCTTGCAAAACCACACACAAGTTTCCCTGGTTTTTCTTTCAACATATGAGTAATGTTGGTCAGTTTATCACATACTAAAACATCTACCATGACCAACAACTCAAAAGGGAACAGTCATGATGAACtggaacgcagcacttacctcTTGACAGGTCTTCATCACCACGGCAGTGCGGGAAATAAGGTCGGCCGCCTGCTGTCGCACCTTTGCGGATTTGTTGTTGAGACGCCACAAGACCGTACCGCAGATCTGAGGCAAGTAGGGCTTCACCCGCTTCCCAAGGGCATTGACCACTGTACCAAAGCCATTCAGCATCACAGAGTCCTGAAAAAAAGTTTGATCCATGTCAAGGGGTTTTCCTAATGTTTACAGCcaacagcaaaaaaacaaaatcgaAAGAGTCTGTAACCATATtttccagacacacacaccttaaatacaaaaacacgaCCTTATACATTGCCTGTAGGTTTCAAACGACCATAAAGGTATAATAGAACTCACCTCTGTGGTCTGTTCCTGGAAGGCGTAGAGGATGCCATCAATGAGCTGTTCCTCCAGCTTATGGTCAATGTCTGCAGCACCTAGGTTACCCATGATCTTCTCAATGGTCTCCATGACCATCTTTCTGTACTGCTCTGCTTCATCTTTCAGATCGTCCACAATTCGGCAGATGATCTCTGCTGCACCCACCTTGTTGGCCAGTTCCACAGTGGTATCCACCAGCTTGGGTAAAGACAGGACAGAAGTAAATATGCAAACTTCATTCACTTTGCAATACAAGACTTATCCTCAAATATCCACTAGGAGGAAAATCATTGTGACCAAAATTAATCTTAAGGTGACATTACCTGTCTGTAGTTGCGTCGATCCAGAGCCATCCTATGCTGCCAGAAGTGCTTGAAGAAAGGTGGCAGGATTTCAGTCTTAATGTAGTTGGCCTCGACACCATCAGTGCCACAGCACTGCTTCACCACCTAAGGAAACAAACAGACTTGTATGAATAACtccaaataaaaatgtttaccaCAACACCAACCACGCCGAATTACTGACCTTGAGTACAATCTTCTTCATTTCCTCATCAGGGGACTGGAACTCTCTGATGAGGATCAACATCACTTCCCTGGTGTAGTAGTTGGCATATTCAGCATCCATCAGGGGGATCAGATAACCAATGGCTTTCAAGAAGGCAGCCAGACCCTGCAGAAGGTTGCCCATGTTCAGAAATTCTAGCAACATTTAGAAAGACTGTCCACTATGGTTTCACTAGAATACTCATGTAGCACTCTAGAAGTTTTCCCCGGACTCCTTACTCACCTTGCCTCTGTGTTGTCGAATACCCTTCCAGAGAGGCTTGAGCACAGAGTCGAACGACTCAATACCGTAAGGGGTGGCCGCCTCAGCCAAAGCGGCAATGGCCAGGGCACTGATTGTGCGCACCTTCTGCTGCTCGTCCACCAGCCCTGTGAGAGGAGGCCGGAGTTAAAGCGGGGTCGTGATCTCTAGCACAACTAGAGAAGGCAACACATATCAGCAGCAATGGCTATTCAAACACATTCTACCTGTCGAACACTACACAAATTTTACATAAAAGTACAAGTAACTTAGACATCCAGCTTGTTAACACGTGAAACTCAGACTTGTCTAACAAGACTGACATACCACAGGACATTACACTTAATGTCTCACTGACCATGCTCAATGATCTCCACCAAGCTACGCAGGTGAGGCAAGATGGCACAGCCCATGAGGATGGCGATCTGCTGCACGATCTTGATCCCGGTGTGGCGCGCCTGCCATGACTTCTTGCTCTTGCACACAGCCTTAAGGAAGGGCAGGAGGGACGGGATGCCCAAGGCGGAAGCCACCACTGCGAAGGCGCGGGCTGTTGTGTTCCTCACGTACTCATCCATGTTGTCGATATCAGGCCTCATGGTGGAGATCATGGTGGCCAAACCTGCCGCCTGAGACGACAAGAGAAAGTCTATTTGAAGTtctaacttaaaaaaaaaaaaacaaaaaaaaactgcaagctCACACTAAGGCTACTACAAGCCAGTTTATAAAGCAGTTTCCCCCAAAACATACAAATTCAGAAGTTATTTGAACATTTCTTCAAAGATTAAACTGTCTGTAGGACACACTACAGGTTTGaaaaccaatttttttttttttaattgttaaaaGATGAAATTAAGGCCGTGACAGCCACTACAGACATAGGTTTTGGTGTGGGTTACTGTGTACTCACCTTGGCCAAGTTAGAGATGATTTCTCTGCCTTCCACTCTGGCATAGTAATCCTCATCGATCAAGAGGGGCTCAATCACCACCAGGATCTAACCAAAcatgcagccaatcagaaattgAAGCAGAACAAGCCAAAAGTACACATTACTGACTTTAATACTACTTATGATTAGAACATTTAATCCTGCTCTCTTTATATGGTAACCCAATTTAGTTTACTGCTATCCAGACAAAGTCCTAATCAAACTCACCTTGTGAACATACGGCCGGACCAAGTCATCCAGCTTGTACAGGATACGGTCAATGACCTTGACCAGCAGGTGACGCTCCTGATCCTCAAGGGTGGGCGACATGAGCAAGGGCAGGATCTGGTTGAAGAGGGGTCCTGCCCCAAATTCGCGAGCCTTGTCGGTGATCTGACGAAGAGCAGCCTGAAAGGGACCAAGACAGCAGGGGATGTGAAATGCAAATGATGGCAATTATCCAGCAGAAGAGATACAACATAGAAAAATCGTCATGGTGATGGAACACTTCTCACCTTTCTCATGGGAGGAGTACCATTCTTGATCTTCAGCAGAAGCTTCATGATTTTACGCTCCTTTTGTTCCTCTGGGCTTAAAGTAGACTCATCCACTTCCACCTAAACCCCACCATATGCAAATGAGTCAGTGTGACAGAACCAGAAGCATTTACCCTTTGGAGTCATGCAGTCAGGACCCAGGgatcagaaatatatatatacactcaccagCAACTTGTCAAAATACTGGATGTCATCGGGCTTGAGGAAGGGGAGGTTCCCAGAAGGCTGGTCATTGACTGATTTCAGGCTGCGATCTTCAGTCTGCATGTGGAAACCAGTCATGCCTCCGATGGGGGTTGGAGTGGCAGTCAGCTTGCGGGCCGGAGTGCGGATGGGTACATAACCTGCCGGGGGTGGCAGCACCTAAGGGAGCAAGAAGCAGGTCACCCTCAAGCATCTTCCTGTCTGCCAGCGTCAACGCAACTCCAGAGTCCAGTCAACCTAAACCAGCACCGTACCTTGTAACCTTCTGGGAACATGGCATCCAGCTCCTCATCAGTAAGTGGCCGGTTCCTTTCGTCAATCTCTCTCTCCCAGCGCCAGGCCTGCAGCTGCTCTGGGGTCATGCTCATAAGGTGTCCTGAGGACAGACCGCCTTGTAAACTACCGAATCCACAACCAACTTCAGAAATATGACACCTGACACACAGGACAAGCTGCAAAGTGGACATGAAAACAAACCGAGGCTTTGCTTACCAGGTGTGGGGGTGGCCATGTTCATCGCTGGGGTCCCAATGGGGGTCTTCCCTGGAGTCaggaggggggtggaggagcccatctggctggcaggggTCTCATCCCAGCGGGACTTTCTTTTGCTGGCCCCAGGGGTGGGGGTTTCCCCGACAGACTCATCGCCGCGGTCGGTGCGGGGGGTCTCAGCCCAGCCGCTGCCATGGCCAGGGGTCTCTGAATTTGGGAGGGGGGTATCACTACAGTCACTACAGCTCAGCAGCCAGGCCTTGGAGCACAGCTAACATTTCTGCCATGTATATTAAGAAGTTAATAGCTAATTTCAGCGTGACTTTTTGGGCCAGCCATCGCACATACCCCTCTCCGTCTTTGGAGTCTCGTCCCAGCGGTTCTTCCTCACACTGGAGGTGGCCCCCCCGTGGCCTGGCGTGGCATGCCCGGGTGTGTCCCCACGGCCCGGCGTGGCGGCTCCGGCTGGCGTGTGGCTGGGCGTGGGCTCCCACATGCGTGAGCTGGGTGTGGCCCCGGGAGTCTCGCTGCCCCTGGGCCGGCCGGGCGTCTCGTCCCAGCGGCTGTttgagggggtgtggcctggAGTCTGAAAGGCATGGAGCAGCTCAGGTCATTAACCGCAATGAAATGCCTCAGGCTCTTCACACATCATGACACGACACGTCATTCCACAAATAAATCTGCTACATTAGAAAACTCTTACATGCATAAGTTTTCCACCCTATTTCAACTTTAATCACAATTTAGTGCAGCAAACAGCTGCCTGCAACACCCTCCAAGTATTTAAGATACACGAGCACATCAACCTGCACTCTGCAAGCAGCTGAAGATGCCACCTCACCTCTGAAGCGGCATCAGCCTGGTCCCAGCTGGACACCTTCTTAGGCGTGGCGTTGCTGGGCGTCTGGTCGGCAGTCTGGTCCCAGCGTCGCTTCCGCTTCACTGCGCTGGCGGCCTGAGAGGCTGTGGAGCCGTTGACAACTTTCAGTTCTCCGGATTTGGCCTTTTCTGCCAGCTGCTGGCGGATCTCTTTCTGCAAGGGGGGGCACAGGCATGGAGTGAGAACGCAGTGCGGGCGCGGGCACCCGCGGGCCACAGGCAAACGCGCTTACCTCCTCTTTGGTGAGGTGCTGCTCCCTCATGACGTCCATGTACGTCCGGGCCTGTACCTTGGGGTCTGGCGTTTTGCCTCCTGCGTGAAAAGAGCACCAACAAAAAACGAGACTGTCAGCGGCAAAAACCTCCCGTCTTACACACAAGCACAACACAGCCAGCTAGCCCTGAACTTCCACCTAAATCAAATGCTTATTGGGGTCACGCCCTTAAACAAAACTTACTGtgcgtttgtttgtttgttttgtttttttaagatAACAGCCCTATGTACAGCTTGAACAAAACAATCCTCATTTAACAACATAACTAACAGGCAGATACAAGAGAAACAGCTGAGGTTTGTAAGAGATAAGGAGGGTAAAGCCATCACTGATGCTGGAGTCCTGGGCTGAGCTCTCCAGAATACGTACACTCTCTGTGCCAGGGTCCTTCTGCAGTCGACTTCAACCGGCAGAAAAGAAGCCTAGAAAATTCTCTTTACCATTAGTAACACTTTGGAAAAGGGTTTGAACTCACACACAAAGCATACCACCTGCTTTTACGTTACTTAGAGAAAATATCCTCATTGTACTCTAATCTTGGAAATCCCTTAAAATTCTTAACTGCTGGAGTCACTCATCTAAAAATTTTGATATTTCAAGATCCTGCTATATAAGCTTTGGTTTTTCATTTTGTGACAATaatcaaattttttttaaatgctgtccAGATAAGGGATACCATTAAAGACCAGGACTCAGAGACCCTTATTAGTAAGGGCTCCCAATGGACAGTGTCCATGTtaattctgccccccccacccccccccaaaaaaaagagacTCCAGAAACTGGGAATTTAACAATGAGTCAAACTAATTTATCAAATTCCCATGTCTGACTAGCCTAACTCCATTAAAAAGCTGAAAGTGGACTGATGACCAGGAGTACTGAGGATTGTTAAGAACCAGGTGGTTTTAGGAGGCCACTAACACGCCTTCACAACCAGCCGGCCCATCGGGGCCCAGGGGCCTGACATAACTGACAACGCTTGCTTCTGATTGTTTCACCATAACCTACACAGGATGTGTTGCTGCACTCTTATGAGAATGCAGACAGGACTGGCATAGCAGTACTGCTGTAGGAGAGAAATTAAGGACAGTTAGTATGGGCCTGTGGAATCGCGGTACACAGattcttttatatatatttccattttaaaatgtacctaaaatggaaatatatttacacacaACTCTTGCTTGTATAACAGATGCTGGATAACTACTTGGATTTGACTACATGCAGTTTAGATagatctcaaaaaaaaaacaaaaaaaaaaacctgaatggGGTTTTCTATTAAACTTTGCTCAGGTTAGAAAATTGTCAATCTAATAAAAGAGCGGAAGGGGACAAAAATTCAGTGTCCTCCAGGCTATGAGGCCAAGTATGCCAAACACTTAGCAAAATAGTTATGAAACAGACAAGCACAACTAGTTTCTGAAGCAGTCTTACAAGACCTTGGTTCCAAAAACTTCTTGGGAACCTTAAGACTGTGGCTGGGGAAATGGTCTTACCTAATGCGTTTATACTAAGGACTTACAGAAGTTAGAGAGAAACAGTCCGGTAGTCTGCAGTAGCGCAGCACCTGGGCACAGTAGGGCACAGTATTTAGCGAAGCCCCCTGAATCACTTAAGTGGGCTGCTTTCCCCTGATGCTCAAAGAGAGACCAACAGTTGTCGGCCAATCACCATTTCCCCACGTCTTCGCCCAATAAACCAAACAGAGCCAATGGCTTTGAAAGATCCTGCAAACTATGCCAGCTGACTATTTCTAAGCAAACTAGGGGCTGAAATCACTGCACTTATTGCAGTCAAATGTTCTAAGCCAAAACTGGGTCTGGAACATCAAAAGTTCATGAAACCCAAATTCCTTTCCACTAATAACAGGAATGCCTAGTGGGAAAATCCCTAAGCAGTGACAGTTGTAGCCTGTCACATGAAAACCTACAGGTTAATTCCATTACTAATTCACCCCAAGGCCTGTTTGCGTAATATTAGAAATAGGCCTTCAAAAaattattgaaaaataaataaaccttgTAAGGATGTCAATATTCCTGGATATGACAAGTTTCCCCCTGAATCACCGTTAAATAACCCCACCCTTTCCATAATATGCACAAGAACAGAGTAAGCAGCCACACTCCCCTACAATGAATGCTTCTCAAAAGACTAAGAGACATGGGATTGTGTCTGAGCGTAACGCAGTTTAAGATTATATTTCAAGAAGGGAACAGTCAAGATGCCATCACAGCAGGTGCTGCACCGGCACAGCTAACCTTGTTGGGCCGCTGGCTGATTTCTGTGGAGTGTTGCAAAGAGCCAGTACATTTCTAGCCTTCCTTATGATTACCTGACCTAGACATGCTGCCAGAAACCACAGATTCCCACAGCCTGAGTGCCACAGAGTGCAAATCAACCAACCAAACACTTTTCATGTGCTGAAATACTTACACATGTACCATTTCTGAAATTCAGTTACCAGGTATTAAAAGGACATGGATATGAAATGTGTCCATTAACCCTTTGACGCACATACGAAGCCCTCTGCAACCCATGTTTTGCAGGGTAAACTGCACAATACAGAAATACCCAACTGCATCCCTCTGAAAAGCAAGAATCCCAGACATGACAACCTGCTTAATATAAAGATTCTTTTCTCTGCAAAAATATGTGGTGTGGATTGCACATTAACAAAACAACACTTTGGCACTAAAATTAGCATTTCAAAAAATCCTGATAATgaaattaatgatttattaatgactCGGGGTACTAGGTTGACATTAAGCAGCACACTAATTTAATTTGGGGTCAAGTTCCTCTGCCTGGCGTGGGAAAATTACGGAAAAGGGGATTGGGAGTTGGATGGCAGCAAATCAAGCCCAATTTGTGCTGACATTTGAGAGTTTTCAGTTTTTGAGAGGATGCTAAGAGAGGGAACCGTTTGGGGTGCAATCAGACACATAGTGTTCAAAGGATTAAAAGCCACATAGGCTGGACAGGTGGCATACAACCGGGGACAAATAACCAGGGGTGTAGTGTTTCTCATGGGAGGAGGGAACGATAAGAGGAATGGAGGGCCAGAATTTACCATCTGCAAATGGGTCGAGCCGCTCAGGAGAGATGATCATCTGTCGCCGACGAGCTTTGTACTCATCTTCCCGGTCAGCAATCTTCTGAGGACGGTGCTCAGCAAATGGATCATACTGAAGGAGAAGGAACATGATCAGGACATAGATGAAACAGGTGGGAAAATTCCAAAAGGATAAAAACTAACTAACAAGAACAGATTAAGAGAACGAGTCCAGGTAAGCTGCTGAATATAAAGTTACTTACCTGTTCATCTGACTGTGGAATAGCATTGAGTATAGCAACCGGAGCATGATACCCTGGTTTCTTCTGTCCCAGAAGACTAGTGGAAGAGTCTTCCTCATCATCCTGGAAGAAAGAGGGAGAGTTCAATCAAGCCCAAATTATTTTCCGAATAAGAAAGTATTTAGGGGAactcaaaaagaaaaacaacatggGATTTGCTTACATCCTCCTGCTCATTGGCTGCGATAGAGGTGACATATCCAGCAAAGCGGCTGTCGCTCCCCCCATAGATCTCCTGATCATAGTAACCAGTGGAATCCAGACCCACACCCTGATCTCCCTCCTCCAACAGGGCAGCCTTCATCCCCTGGATCTCCAGGATCTGGGCCTCAATGTCTGGATGAAAAAAAGGGTTGAGTTCACTGAAATTACcatataaaatgaaaatcaaaaacTATTCGACATACTGTAAAAAGGAAAAGGCAATTAACACAGAGTGATATGAAAAGCATTCAGACCTCTATCAGGGTTACAAACACATAAAAACCATGTTAATGAACAAATAAGTACATATACCGGACGTCTTTGTGAAACGCAAGATATAGCGCTTCAGCGCCAGGCGCATTTAACCGTTTAAAATGCGTGTAAACTTACGATACTGTACTTCAATAATAACATACTACGTAAACAAATCGACTAGCAAGATTAAGACGACGCATAAAAATCATGGCGTATGATGGCCTGTTAAGAAGCAATTTACCTAGTTGTAATCTGCAATAACAGCATACTGCGGAATTCtccaatttaataaatattcaacTTGTGAATAAAATCAATACATAACCTTAAGCGGCTTTCTAAATTATGCAGGTACATCAACAAAGACGATGATACTTGGTTTAGAAAATAACAATCTATCGTTTCCGGCAACTAAACCATGATTAACGG
This window of the Paramormyrops kingsleyae isolate MSU_618 chromosome 1, PKINGS_0.4, whole genome shotgun sequence genome carries:
- the sf3b1 gene encoding splicing factor 3B subunit 1 isoform X1, translating into MAKIAKTHEDIEAQILEIQGMKAALLEEGDQGVGLDSTGYYDQEIYGGSDSRFAGYVTSIAANEQEDDDEEDSSTSLLGQKKPGYHAPVAILNAIPQSDEQYDPFAEHRPQKIADREDEYKARRRQMIISPERLDPFADGGKTPDPKVQARTYMDVMREQHLTKEEKEIRQQLAEKAKSGELKVVNGSTASQAASAVKRKRRWDQTADQTPSNATPKKVSSWDQADAASETPGHTPSNSRWDETPGRPRGSETPGATPSSRMWEPTPSHTPAGAATPGRGDTPGHATPGHGGATSSVRKNRWDETPKTERETPGHGSGWAETPRTDRGDESVGETPTPGASKRKSRWDETPASQMGSSTPLLTPGKTPIGTPAMNMATPTPGHLMSMTPEQLQAWRWEREIDERNRPLTDEELDAMFPEGYKVLPPPAGYVPIRTPARKLTATPTPIGGMTGFHMQTEDRSLKSVNDQPSGNLPFLKPDDIQYFDKLLVEVDESTLSPEEQKERKIMKLLLKIKNGTPPMRKAALRQITDKAREFGAGPLFNQILPLLMSPTLEDQERHLLVKVIDRILYKLDDLVRPYVHKILVVIEPLLIDEDYYARVEGREIISNLAKAAGLATMISTMRPDIDNMDEYVRNTTARAFAVVASALGIPSLLPFLKAVCKSKKSWQARHTGIKIVQQIAILMGCAILPHLRSLVEIIEHGLVDEQQKVRTISALAIAALAEAATPYGIESFDSVLKPLWKGIRQHRGKGLAAFLKAIGYLIPLMDAEYANYYTREVMLILIREFQSPDEEMKKIVLKVVKQCCGTDGVEANYIKTEILPPFFKHFWQHRMALDRRNYRQLVDTTVELANKVGAAEIICRIVDDLKDEAEQYRKMVMETIEKIMGNLGAADIDHKLEEQLIDGILYAFQEQTTEDSVMLNGFGTVVNALGKRVKPYLPQICGTVLWRLNNKSAKVRQQAADLISRTAVVMKTCQEEKLMGHLGVVLYEYLGEEYPEVLGSILGALKAIVNVIGMHKMTPPIKDLLPRLTPILKNRHEKVQENCIDLVGRIADRGAEYVSAREWMRICFELLELLKAHKKAIRRATVNTFGYIAKAIGPHDVLATLLNNLKVQERQNRVCTTVAIAIVAETCSPFTVLPALMNEYRVPELNVQNGVLKSLSFLFEYIGEMGKDYIYAVTPLLEDALMDRDLVHRQTASAVVQHMSLGVYGFGCEDSLNHLLNYVWPNVFETSPHVIQAVMGALEGLRVAIGPCRMLQYCLQGLFHPARKVRDVYWKIYNSIYIGSQDALIAHYPHIYNDEKNPFIRYELEYFV
- the sf3b1 gene encoding splicing factor 3B subunit 1 isoform X3, translating into MAKIAKTHEDIEAQILEIQGMKAALLEEGDQGVGLDSTGYYDQEIYGGSDSRFAGYVTSIAANEQEDDDEEDSSTSLLGQKKPGYHAPVAILNAIPQSDEQYDPFAEHRPQKIADREDEYKARRRQMIISPERLDPFADGFFSAG
- the sf3b1 gene encoding splicing factor 3B subunit 1 isoform X2, with translation MDVMREQHLTKEEKEIRQQLAEKAKSGELKVVNGSTASQAASAVKRKRRWDQTADQTPSNATPKKVSSWDQADAASETPGHTPSNSRWDETPGRPRGSETPGATPSSRMWEPTPSHTPAGAATPGRGDTPGHATPGHGGATSSVRKNRWDETPKTERETPGHGSGWAETPRTDRGDESVGETPTPGASKRKSRWDETPASQMGSSTPLLTPGKTPIGTPAMNMATPTPGHLMSMTPEQLQAWRWEREIDERNRPLTDEELDAMFPEGYKVLPPPAGYVPIRTPARKLTATPTPIGGMTGFHMQTEDRSLKSVNDQPSGNLPFLKPDDIQYFDKLLVEVDESTLSPEEQKERKIMKLLLKIKNGTPPMRKAALRQITDKAREFGAGPLFNQILPLLMSPTLEDQERHLLVKVIDRILYKLDDLVRPYVHKILVVIEPLLIDEDYYARVEGREIISNLAKAAGLATMISTMRPDIDNMDEYVRNTTARAFAVVASALGIPSLLPFLKAVCKSKKSWQARHTGIKIVQQIAILMGCAILPHLRSLVEIIEHGLVDEQQKVRTISALAIAALAEAATPYGIESFDSVLKPLWKGIRQHRGKGLAAFLKAIGYLIPLMDAEYANYYTREVMLILIREFQSPDEEMKKIVLKVVKQCCGTDGVEANYIKTEILPPFFKHFWQHRMALDRRNYRQLVDTTVELANKVGAAEIICRIVDDLKDEAEQYRKMVMETIEKIMGNLGAADIDHKLEEQLIDGILYAFQEQTTEDSVMLNGFGTVVNALGKRVKPYLPQICGTVLWRLNNKSAKVRQQAADLISRTAVVMKTCQEEKLMGHLGVVLYEYLGEEYPEVLGSILGALKAIVNVIGMHKMTPPIKDLLPRLTPILKNRHEKVQENCIDLVGRIADRGAEYVSAREWMRICFELLELLKAHKKAIRRATVNTFGYIAKAIGPHDVLATLLNNLKVQERQNRVCTTVAIAIVAETCSPFTVLPALMNEYRVPELNVQNGVLKSLSFLFEYIGEMGKDYIYAVTPLLEDALMDRDLVHRQTASAVVQHMSLGVYGFGCEDSLNHLLNYVWPNVFETSPHVIQAVMGALEGLRVAIGPCRMLQYCLQGLFHPARKVRDVYWKIYNSIYIGSQDALIAHYPHIYNDEKNPFIRYELEYFV